A portion of the Eubacterium maltosivorans genome contains these proteins:
- a CDS encoding polysaccharide biosynthesis protein: MKKDSKDMAVRVAFLIFLDAVVLFLSYLFAFLLTYNFKIPFNFVSGARWFLAMGIGIKVVVFFITGMYNTLWRYASIEELWQITFSVILANILTFVLYFAIGAGIPTTVQILSFVFDLIMVGAIRIFYRTGRRIKQGVGGKGNCRNVLIVGAGEAGIKILRELAAGEMKSYVVGFVDDNVYKQKKKINGLTVLGGRDDIPEIVEDEQVNEIIIALPSVPKKEMNEIAEICHKTGRPVRVLPSFDDILNYDVSLSKLRDLQIEDLLDRDEIHLDKSVISEFIRGKVVLVTGGAGSIGSELCRQIIKYQPKQLVILDIYENTLYYLELELRRYIHELEIESGYGIRLDLEITSIRDKVSVDSLFERYRPQVVFHAAAHKHVPLMEKTPKEAVKNNIFGTRNVLDACVEYQVEKFVQISTDKAVKPTNVMGTTKRVCEMLIQLYDQHHQTEFVAVRFGNVLGSNGSVIPIFKEQIANGGPLTVTHPDIERFFMTIPEATQLVLQAGSIAHGGEIFVLDMGEPVKIKDLAERMVRLSGYEPYTEMPIVFSGLRPGEKLYEELSYDMAEFDKTRYKDIFVEKPEVFDEIIICDELEKLKQIVDGGTMDEVIDQLKIIVPDYHPNRETNI; encoded by the coding sequence TGTGGTACTTTTTTTATCCTATTTATTTGCGTTTTTGCTGACCTACAATTTCAAAATCCCTTTTAATTTTGTCAGTGGTGCGCGTTGGTTTTTAGCCATGGGGATCGGCATCAAGGTGGTCGTTTTTTTCATCACTGGCATGTACAATACCCTTTGGCGCTATGCAAGCATTGAGGAGCTCTGGCAGATAACTTTTTCTGTTATTCTTGCAAATATTCTGACTTTTGTATTGTATTTTGCCATTGGCGCCGGAATTCCGACGACCGTTCAGATTCTGTCATTTGTATTTGATTTGATCATGGTCGGTGCGATCCGTATTTTCTACCGAACGGGGAGACGTATAAAACAGGGTGTCGGAGGTAAAGGCAACTGCAGGAATGTCCTGATTGTGGGGGCAGGCGAAGCAGGTATCAAGATTCTGAGAGAGCTGGCAGCAGGCGAGATGAAAAGCTATGTCGTTGGTTTTGTAGATGACAATGTTTATAAACAGAAAAAGAAAATCAATGGTCTGACAGTTTTAGGCGGAAGAGATGATATTCCTGAAATTGTTGAGGATGAACAGGTTAACGAAATTATTATCGCACTGCCTTCTGTTCCTAAAAAGGAAATGAATGAGATTGCGGAGATATGCCATAAAACAGGACGTCCTGTCCGTGTTTTGCCGAGCTTCGATGATATCCTGAATTATGACGTCAGCCTCAGTAAGCTGAGAGACCTACAGATAGAGGATTTATTAGACCGGGATGAAATCCATCTGGATAAAAGCGTTATTTCTGAGTTTATCAGGGGCAAGGTGGTCTTGGTGACTGGTGGAGCAGGCTCTATTGGCTCCGAGCTCTGTCGCCAGATCATCAAGTATCAGCCGAAACAGCTTGTTATACTCGATATTTATGAGAACACGCTGTATTATTTGGAACTCGAGCTGCGCCGCTATATCCATGAGCTGGAAATTGAAAGTGGCTACGGTATACGCCTGGACCTGGAGATTACCAGTATTCGCGATAAGGTCAGCGTTGACAGCTTATTTGAACGTTACCGTCCGCAGGTGGTCTTTCATGCGGCGGCGCATAAACATGTCCCGCTGATGGAAAAAACGCCGAAAGAAGCCGTGAAAAACAACATTTTTGGTACAAGAAATGTTTTGGACGCCTGTGTTGAATATCAAGTCGAAAAATTTGTACAGATATCCACAGACAAGGCTGTCAAGCCCACCAATGTGATGGGAACGACCAAACGGGTCTGTGAAATGCTGATTCAGCTTTACGATCAGCATCATCAAACGGAATTTGTCGCTGTGCGTTTTGGAAATGTTCTCGGAAGCAATGGCAGCGTTATTCCTATATTTAAAGAACAAATTGCAAACGGGGGACCGCTGACAGTGACTCATCCTGATATAGAGCGGTTTTTTATGACCATTCCCGAGGCCACGCAGCTGGTGCTCCAGGCTGGCAGCATTGCACACGGTGGAGAAATCTTTGTGCTGGATATGGGGGAACCGGTGAAAATCAAGGATTTGGCTGAGCGTATGGTCCGTCTCTCGGGTTACGAACCTTATACAGAGATGCCGATTGTCTTTTCGGGTCTGAGACCAGGGGAAAAACTGTATGAAGAGCTTTCTTATGATATGGCTGAATTTGATAAAACACGGTATAAGGATATTTTTGTTGAAAAACCAGAAGTTTTTGATGAAATCATAATATGTGATGAGCTTGAAAAATTGAAACAAATTGTTGATGGCGGGACGATGGACGAGGTGATTGACCAGTTGAAAATAATCGTTCCAGACTATCATCCTAACCGTGAAACTAATATTTAA
- a CDS encoding YveK family protein — MEEISLHDILDMLKENWKFIVILTLCFMIVVSVFTIFFMNKEYSSYTTLMIGKSEGYSDTNANANYNEVLTNQKLVGTYSEIAKSKSVVSEVENNLNLDLSDGQLSKMIDVTTVNDTELIKITVTDEDPVEAANIANETAKVFMSNIGELMKISNLQVVDAAEVNSTPVSPNLKLNVAIAFLLGIVVSVFIIFIREMLNTSVKSVDELKELIDGVPVVAVIPHSEELMTHSEGGKR, encoded by the coding sequence ATGGAAGAGATTAGTTTACATGACATACTGGATATGTTAAAGGAAAACTGGAAATTTATTGTCATTTTAACCTTGTGTTTTATGATTGTGGTTTCAGTGTTTACCATCTTTTTTATGAACAAAGAGTACAGCAGTTACACAACGTTAATGATCGGTAAATCAGAGGGTTACTCCGATACAAATGCAAATGCGAACTACAATGAAGTCTTGACGAACCAGAAATTGGTCGGCACTTATAGTGAAATTGCAAAAAGTAAGAGTGTTGTCTCAGAGGTTGAAAATAATCTGAACCTTGATTTAAGCGATGGACAGCTCTCTAAAATGATTGATGTCACCACTGTTAATGATACGGAGCTGATTAAGATTACCGTCACAGATGAGGATCCTGTTGAGGCAGCCAACATTGCTAATGAAACAGCGAAAGTGTTCATGTCCAATATTGGTGAATTGATGAAAATCAGCAACTTGCAGGTGGTCGACGCGGCAGAGGTCAATTCAACTCCCGTTTCTCCGAATTTAAAGCTGAATGTTGCGATTGCCTTTTTACTCGGTATTGTTGTGAGTGTTTTCATTATCTTTATCCGAGAGATGCTCAATACCAGCGTTAAGTCTGTTGATGAACTAAAAGAACTTATTGATGGGGTACCGGTTGTTGCGGTTATACCACATTCTGAAGAGCTTATGACCCATTCTGAAGGAGGTAAAAGATAA
- a CDS encoding CpsD/CapB family tyrosine-protein kinase, whose product MKDSIITYKSPKDPISEAFRNMRTNITFADIDEELRVLTITSTGKGEGKSTIIANYAVALAQSKKKVLLIDCDLRRPRIHRLFEQPNKRGLTNVLLRECEPTEAIQTTDVENLFIISSGPIPPNPSEILASKRLIELINQFKLAFDYILIDAPPVGVVTDAAVLSHVTDGYIVVAAISVTNKEGVRLALETLRNVNGNIVGVVANNAPVSKRSGYYYYYSAYEEDQHQSKKEKKQRKIKEKRGK is encoded by the coding sequence ATGAAGGATTCCATAATTACCTATAAATCTCCTAAGGATCCAATTTCTGAAGCCTTCAGGAATATGCGTACCAACATAACCTTTGCTGATATTGATGAGGAACTGAGGGTTCTTACGATAACAAGTACGGGTAAAGGTGAAGGAAAGTCGACGATTATTGCAAACTATGCGGTTGCCCTTGCCCAGTCAAAAAAGAAAGTGCTTTTGATTGACTGTGACCTGCGCCGCCCCAGAATCCACCGTTTATTCGAGCAACCTAATAAACGAGGGCTGACAAATGTACTTTTAAGAGAATGTGAGCCAACAGAAGCGATTCAGACAACTGATGTTGAGAATCTTTTCATTATTTCTTCAGGTCCTATCCCGCCGAATCCTTCGGAAATTCTGGCCAGCAAGCGGCTCATTGAGTTAATTAACCAGTTTAAACTGGCCTTTGACTATATTTTGATTGACGCACCGCCTGTTGGTGTTGTAACAGACGCCGCGGTTCTTTCGCATGTAACAGATGGTTACATCGTAGTTGCGGCGATCAGCGTCACCAATAAGGAAGGGGTGCGTTTGGCCCTTGAAACACTGCGCAACGTCAATGGAAATATTGTCGGTGTTGTGGCGAATAATGCGCCGGTAAGCAAGCGGAGCGGATATTATTATTACTACAGTGCTTACGAAGAAGACCAACATCAAAGCAAGAAAGAGAAGAAGCAGCGGAAAATTAAAGAAAAAAGAGGAAAGTAA